A section of the Streptomyces sp. NBC_00178 genome encodes:
- the mshA gene encoding D-inositol-3-phosphate glycosyltransferase: MSQYVSRLGSGRATPRIRFPGGFAGGHRKPRRVAMLSVHTSPLHQPGTGDAGGMNVYIVELARRLAAIGIEVEIFTRATTGGLAPTVELAPGVLVRHIDAGPYEGLAKEELPAQLCAFTHGVMQAWAGQRPGYYDLVHSHYWLSGQVGWLAAQRWGVPLVHAMHTMAKVKNAALAEGDTPEPAARVIGETQIVRASDRLIANTAGEADELIRFYDADPASVAVVHPGVNLDRFSPADGRAAARARLGLPQDALIPLFAGRIQPLKAPDVLLRAVAVLLDRDPSLRSRIVVPVVGGPSGSGLAKPEGLQKLAARLGIADVVRFHPPVCQDQLADWFRAASVLVMPSYSESFGLVAIEAQATGTPVLAAAVGGLPVAVKDGTSGFLIPGHDPESYAEALGRFAGSPELAGRMGAAAAVHAQSFGWDAAASATADVYTAAMQHRRRARAHHH; the protein is encoded by the coding sequence GTGAGCCAGTACGTCTCCCGGCTCGGCAGCGGCCGTGCGACACCCCGGATCCGCTTCCCCGGCGGCTTCGCGGGCGGCCACCGCAAGCCGCGCCGCGTCGCCATGCTCTCCGTCCACACCTCGCCCCTGCACCAGCCCGGCACGGGCGACGCGGGCGGAATGAACGTCTACATCGTCGAGCTGGCCAGGCGCCTCGCCGCGATCGGCATCGAGGTCGAGATCTTCACGCGGGCCACCACCGGCGGGCTGGCGCCGACGGTCGAGCTGGCGCCCGGCGTCCTGGTCCGCCACATCGACGCCGGACCGTACGAGGGCCTCGCCAAGGAGGAGCTGCCCGCACAGCTCTGCGCCTTCACGCACGGTGTGATGCAGGCCTGGGCGGGCCAGCGTCCCGGCTACTACGACCTCGTCCACTCGCACTACTGGCTCTCCGGCCAGGTCGGGTGGCTCGCCGCCCAGCGCTGGGGCGTGCCTCTCGTCCACGCGATGCACACCATGGCGAAGGTCAAGAACGCCGCGCTCGCCGAGGGCGACACCCCAGAGCCCGCCGCGCGCGTCATCGGCGAGACCCAGATCGTGCGTGCCTCCGACCGCCTCATCGCCAACACGGCGGGTGAGGCGGACGAACTCATCCGCTTCTACGACGCCGACCCGGCCTCGGTCGCCGTCGTGCACCCCGGGGTGAACCTGGACCGTTTCAGCCCTGCCGACGGGCGCGCCGCGGCCCGGGCCCGGCTGGGGCTGCCCCAGGACGCCCTGATCCCGCTCTTCGCCGGCCGCATCCAGCCGTTGAAGGCACCGGACGTGCTGCTGCGCGCGGTGGCCGTACTCCTCGACCGCGACCCCTCGCTGCGCTCGCGCATCGTCGTTCCCGTGGTCGGAGGCCCCAGCGGCAGCGGCCTCGCCAAACCCGAGGGGCTGCAGAAGCTGGCCGCCCGGCTGGGCATCGCCGACGTCGTCCGCTTCCACCCGCCGGTCTGCCAGGACCAGCTCGCCGACTGGTTCAGGGCCGCCTCGGTGCTGGTCATGCCCTCCTACAGCGAGTCGTTCGGCCTCGTCGCCATAGAGGCACAGGCGACCGGTACGCCGGTGCTCGCCGCGGCCGTCGGCGGCCTGCCCGTCGCGGTCAAGGACGGCACCAGCGGCTTCCTTATCCCGGGCCACGACCCCGAGTCGTACGCCGAGGCGCTCGGCCGGTTCGCCGGGAGCCCCGAACTGGCCGGACGGATGGGGGCGGCGGCCGCCGTCCACGCCCAGTCGTTCGGCTGGGACGCGGCCGCGTCGGCCACCGCCGACGTCTACACGGCCGCGATGCAGCACCGGCGGCGCGCCCGGGCGCACCACCACTGA